Below is a window of Pangasianodon hypophthalmus isolate fPanHyp1 chromosome 28, fPanHyp1.pri, whole genome shotgun sequence DNA.
cgcttttccatctggcaatctgatggacgagtctgggtttggcggtctccaggagaacggtacatttcggactgcattgtgccgagtgtgaaatttggtggaggaggaattatggtgtggggttgtttttcaggagttggccttggccccttagttccagtgaaaggaactttgaatgcttcaggataccaaaacattttggacaattccatgctcccaaccttgtgggaacagtttggagcgggccccttcctcttccaacatgactgtgcaccagtgcacaaagcaaggtccataaagacatggatgacagagtctggtgtggatgaacttgactggcctgcacagagtcctgacctgaacccgatagaacacctttgggatgaattagagcggagactgagagccaggtcttctcgaccaacatcagtgtgtgacctcaccaatgcgcttttggaagaatggtcaaaaattcctataaacacactcctcgaccttgtggacagccttcccagaagagttgaagctgtaatagctgcaaaaggtggaccgacatcatattgaaccctatgggttaggaatgggatggcacttaagttcatatgtgagtcaaggcaggagaccgaatacttttggtaatatagtgtatgaataatgttagttttttttaataaaattgttccagatttgttaaaaaaaataaataaataaataaataaataaataaaataaaactattcctTTTACTGATTCAATATCtgtatttaaatacagtttttctTGATTGCTAACACAATATTACTGATTCAGTTAGCCTAATTTCTCAAACCAATAATTCAGTTCTTGAAACAATGACACGTTTCTCAAAACTCTAAACACAATTCACCTGTTTTCACACAAGTTCCAATTTTCTCAATGTCTTCTGCACAACTCAATacaaaaatgtcttcattttgCACAGGTTTAACCATGTTCTCattcagaaaacacaaacacataatataattaattcaaGCTGTCACAAGCTGAACACAATCAACACGCAATTATGCATGTGTTAACACTAAGTAGCAAAATCTTAGGTTTGTGCATCATCTGAGGCCAAAGTTTGATTTTGACTGAAGAGAATATGTTTTTGACTAGAATATTTGGTTTTGACCTGGACGTTTGAGGTTTGTGCAAGTTGGTGTACAGTTTTGAGATTGTGTTTATAGTTGTGAAAAAATGGTGAATTGtttcatgaagtgtgtgttagcaatcgagaaaaactgtaataataaaaaaatatatagataacAGTCTGTATTTaagattctttttttatttgacagtgatatttatttaaacatactaCATCTCTCAATTCTTTATGTAAAGAATGtatgatttattcattaataaatattaaatcatattacatattaaatattaaaaaattgtaaaactttactgtttatattatttaaaaaaaatgtgtttgatgCTTTATCACACCTTATGTGTGAGTCACTTTttgggaaataataataataataataataataataataataataataattaggttTTGCTGTATATTCATGACCCACTATTTTTAATCCCACTTTAAAATTCACACCgtctaaatttatttatttactttttataaaatCTTTTATATATTGTGAAATCTTTATGCACGATGACGTTATAAGCGTGTAAAAGCGTGTAAAAGCCTCAGCAGCAGAAAACCtttattttgacacatttccGGGTTGAGCGCACGGCGCTGCGTCGTCTCTCCCGGAAGTTCTCGCAACATCTCGCGAGATTTGGCCGGTTAGTTCAGCTTGCAGGTGAGTGCAGCAGCAGAAGTTTGTGTCTCTGTAGCGTTTGTTTGTGTAGAAACTGAGTCTCAGAGGAACTTTTTTATGACTTTGTGACTTTCTTCTTCACTTCATCACGGAGTTTTACATCCAAACACAACACGAGCTGCTGCTTTACAGAGTGTAGTTTTGAATATGggtattttacagtaaacatgcaggagcaaaacatttaaaaagttactgtagtgtgttgtgtttaactcacaaactgcatgttttttattatttttcctgcATGTAAACTTCTGCAACAGAAATAATCCACTGTAACCTTTGTTCCTGTACTTCCCTCACAGTCACGTGATTTCCTCCTGCTCATTAAACCTCAGGAAAATTAAAGgtatattagtgtttttttttttttttctgatgttatgtgtttaatcattaaatattatgtGTTTAATCATCAAAACAACACCATCAAGTCTAATACTTCAATcatttttatactgtttatagaCTCAGGTCAGGGTTTTGTACATGTTTGggaatttataataaaaaaaagcacagatttaaatattctttagtattaatataaattattattaatatttatatgattaatatgtaatttctaaaaaaaaatattgcatataATTATGGAATTGTTCTGTAATTTAGAGCAAAATGTTCCACTCTCAAAGtggatatatgtgtgttttcctttatttgtttgtttgtttgtttgtttgtttttgtgtcacACTTCCAgctgtgaatttattttctgtatttttactacatttttgaaaaataatttgtgttaatgtgtttagtCTGGCAGTAAAAGATATTTtaatcatccaaaaaaaaaaaaagagatgttaAATcagtactgatttatttatttatttatttattctgagcacattatcacattttctcccagttaatgaactttgacctttactaattataaattattattattttaatctcaCAAGGAAAGAGCAGTAGCACTGACCGGGgagaattttaattaaattctgttaatatgacataatattttatttttttattatttattttattttattttataatcatacGTTCACACAGTATCCTTTTATCTGTCCAttctgcaggagtgtgtgtgtgtgtgtgtgtgtgtgtgagagagagagagagtcatggGCCGGCTGGACGGGAAGGTGATCGTGTTGTCTGCGGCGGCGCAGGGAATCGGCCGAGCCGCTGCTCTggtgtgtattttattcctcatcAGCGAGtgttagggggccaagcaccaggTGATTCACAGCTCAGACTTAGTGTTGTCACGATACCGGACTTTCTAACTTCGATACAATACTTTACATTGAAAAATATCGATATTCAATACCATTTTCGATGCCATGGGGAAAAATTGGCACAATATTAAGAGCATAAAATTTTTATGAAAAGATAAATATAACAAGGCTATAACATGACATTGATGTAGTGCACTTGTTCAAAAGCCTCTGAGGTTGTCACACGTTCAAACGCAATAAAGTGcaagtaaaaagaaaaactaaacaaaacagtgCAATCTTATGGATGTTCTTTATATAGGTCTGTGTGCTTTGTAAATTAGTGGTGTTAGCACCTTTTGTTAGCGCTGCTCTGTAGCAACACTTGCACATTGGCTTGCTTGTGTTTCCGTGTTCATTTACCTCAAATCCGAAATATATCCAAATAGCACTCCTGCTGTTTTCTTTATCTACCAAACCGGTTGTTTGTAACAGGAGGCGGGGctatgtcagtgtcagtgtcgtAAATCTAAGCTGATCCACAAGGGGGCAGCAAAGTAAAAGCGGAGCTATGAAACGGCTGCTACTTACggaaacacacacttctttgtttttcatgttcatACACAGCGCCTCTATCTGCATTGCGTGGAACAGTGGGTGACGTTACACATCTCTGATGCACACACTCCCGTCCCGTTAGAGTATTTAACAACCCTGTGCCTTACAAACACACGAGTGTTTCCACTGATGTAGGAACGTCCATTACTCTCACCTGCTGCAGTTTAATCAGAACATCTCGATGGAAACAACTTCCAACTTCTAAAGTCTGAGCTGTTTGTTAGCGTGTGGATGAGGATCTGCTGCTGGCATtgcgtctatctatctatctatctatctatctatctatctatctgtctatctatctatctatctatctgtctatctgtttaaaaaaagcacatacactactgtgtaaaagtcttggcaccctatattttttagtacaaactttgttatagatgtttattttctgacttctacattattgattcagtacaaaaacattttagattccaaacattagttttccagcacaaaatgaaacattacagaaaaatgtttgtatgtcagtaaagaaagcagcagattccataagagacacttttcagataaaaacataatgaaggctgctgggtttcgctgcagaaataagaagcgagtcgacagtcaaagtctccagaagaactgtggctgcttctgcaagatgctcagtaacacttccagctcatttccttataaaactgcacacactgcacctcagatactgctttatttatttaaagtgaaggatcgtcacattaaatactgactttatttcatttattactgtttactgctctttataggatttttttaacgtagaaacatttaatttcattattttgaaggcgtctttgctctacagcaagACTTTTGCccagtactctgtgtgtgtgtgttttggtgtgtgtttgtgtgtgtgtttgtgtgtgtgtgtgtgttttggtgtgtatttctgtgtgtgtgtgtaaagtagtACGTGAAGTGGTTTGACCGGAGCGATCAGTGGGTCAGGACTGAGAGTAAAATgacaatgcagtgtgtgtgtgtgtgtgtgtgtgtgtgtgtgtgtgtgtttgtgtgtttgtgttattttgtgtgtgtgtgtgttttttgcccTGCAGAATCAGTCAGGTTTCATTACAGCTGCGTTCGTGTGTTAAATAACAGAAGTGACAGAACGGCGCTGATGTAGCCTGAGGaggataaaaaaacacacaccagtgtgGATTTACATCCAGAACCTGAACTGAGAAAACCTTTAATAAACCACAGAAGATCCTCCGCGCGTCAGTAACGAAGGAAAACATCTGTGTATTAAAGAGTTAAAATTAAAAGAGTTAAGATTATTTAATACGTTCTCTAGTCACCTTTCAAGCTTgagattattttattcatttgttattatttatgtcacacatttccctctttctctttttgtatgaatttatatttattcttcaTGTTAAATCtcagtaaatttatttatttacttatttatttttatttgtattattttttataggCTTTTGCTAAAGAAGGAGCTCAGGTCATTGCGACGGACATCAACGGAGAGAAACTGAAAGAACTGGATGGAAGTGCAGGTAGTGAAGCGACGCCACCTGGTGACGCTGCAGCCAGGATTTAAACCTTATACTTTATAAAAATCTAGTTATTAAAGTTTAGATATTAATCAAAGATGCAATTCGGGGatataaatagatttatttagtttttttttctgtagtttgcattgtgatattttttaaaataataattttttaaaaacaaattatcattttcattcatcatcatcactcaaAACATCTTCATGCGATTCATAAGATATTTCCATTAGAGatctttaaatatttctaataattaatacattttaaaattattttttatcccATGTTTTGCTTTTACTTTCCTAAAGTccttaaaaacaataattaattctttttttcttttttttttttttgtcgtatgACTCTTTTGTTGCGTGATGTATGTCATTAATGTCGCACTTTTACAGattgtattaaattatacatcaattttataaattaatataaaaaccaAAGTATTTAgtatagttttaaaaatgtataatatttatgtttatgtacggttatgtgtaaataaaaataaatgtgaaactTTAAGAAATTGGTGATtaaacagtgattttttttcacattctgaGCCGCTGTAAGATTctacattaaataatgaatttaacagCAATTTTTATCAATATTGTtagaaataaaagtgtgaataCTGCTTTTGTGCACTGATTTGAGACAAAATCCCACTGAACTGttgatattatatttaaaagattaatatCGTGTTGTATTTTCTTCAGGAATCAGGACGAAGGAGCTGGATGTGACGAAACAGGACCAAGTGGAAGCTCTGGCTAAAGAGCTGGAGCGAGTCGATGTGCTGTTTAACGTCGCGGGGTAACGACTTTCATTTCTGCTCTGAACCTTATAAATCCATATTAATCCTCCAATAATTCTCAAAAACACCTTCACTCCGATCAGCATTACACACTGAaaacaacaaatacacaaaaaaactaactaactaattaattaatctaaaGTCAGTGTGAGGTgtggcaaaaataataaataaataaataatctgtgGTCtgatttgtgagtgtgtgtggcaaaataatcaataaataaataaataagattaaaaaaataaataaaagagaacaTTAACACTGTGCAGCACTGTGcattgttattgtttatttgttcttttatttattattgatttgaaatgtaatatttttgtaatttttacttTCCTTTTTGTAATATTACTTCACATTCATTggtctgatatatatatatatatatatatatatatatatatatatatatatatatatatatatatatatatatatatatatatatataatttttttttaatttctactACTTTTAATATTCAGCAtgctttctttattattattattattattattattatttagttttaataCAGACATTCTCATATAGAGTTATTTTCTTcataataacattataatgtgtaaataagaagtataatatttatgcatatcaataatttattgtaaaataaatcacctggattttttttttttcatttttaaaaaagcactaCTGCATGTATAAGAAGTGCTCTATGagaaaagattattattattattattattattatcagtagtgGTAATTTAGCACTTCACAGCTGTGTTAGTTCTTTATCAGTCTGTTTCTTGGTTTATTCCCCCCCCAGGTTTGTTCATCATGGTACGATCCTGGAGTGTGAGGAGTCGGACTGGGACTTTACCATGAACCTGAACGTACGCAGCATGTACCTGATGATCAGAGCTTTCCTGCCCAAGGTCACGCATCTGCACATGAGCAAACTAACATAAAGCTCCGTTTACACTCACAATACCTTCAAATACATCCGAGTCAAACTTCATCAGCTGTGATGCATCTGccatgttttgtatttttcacttaaatGAGCTATAAAAAAGAGATTTGAACTTATAACCTCTAGACTTTATTGTCACGTCACAGTTTACACAGTGATAAGAGAGGAGTGAAATTCTTACGTTATAGAGTTACAGTCCGTTAGAAAGAACTGATCTGATGGAggaaagggtgccaatatttacaaACGTCCACTCGGTTGTTTGCGTGCTCGCAATATCTCCTCAACGTTACTGTATTTCCTCTGTGTTCATGCACGCAGATGTTGGCTCGCAGGTCGGGGAACATCATTAACATGGCGTCTGTGGCCTCAAGTATCAAAGGCATGAATACgtctttattgttattgtgcATTTCTCATGATTTGttgtattatttaaatgttaggACTTTATAATTGctgttataaatatgtaaatttaagtgtgtgtgtgtgtgtgtgtgtgtgtgtgtgtgtgtgtaggtgtagtgaacaggtgtgtgtacagCACGTCTAAAGCAGCAGTCATCGGTCTCACCAAGTCTGTAGCTGCAGATTTCCTCGAGCAGGGGATTCGCTGTAACTGCATCTGCCCCGGtactcttttacacacacacacacacacacacacacacacacacacacacacacagagtctctgTATCTACAGAAAATACACATTTACCTTGAATTCactcaggatcaggatcagggcTAATAATAACTGATATATGCTCtacaatattattacattattagaaTATCTGCTTCAGATTTCAATTCatacttttttgctttttttgcttttttgtcagCTCGAGTTCTTCCTCT
It encodes the following:
- the bdh2 gene encoding dehydrogenase/reductase SDR family member 6, with product MGRLDGKVIVLSAAAQGIGRAAALAFAKEGAQVIATDINGEKLKELDGSAGIRTKELDVTKQDQVEALAKELERVDVLFNVAGFVHHGTILECEESDWDFTMNLNVRSMYLMIRAFLPKMLARRSGNIINMASVASSIKGVVNRCVYSTSKAAVIGLTKSVAADFLEQGIRCNCICPGTVDTPSLRDRIQARPDPEQAFKDFMARQKIGRMCTAEEVAHLCVYLASDESGYVTGAEHIIDGGWSL